The region GCAAATCGAGGCAAAACTAAGGACCCTATTAACCACGAGAGCAAAATGTAATCTGATATAACTTCGCAAAAACTGTAACTCATTACGAAAAAAACGATCTATCCTCCGCTGCCCTGCTTCCAGGGCAGTTGTTCAGAGGTTCCTTAAGTTGATAAACAATTTTACCAAAACAATCCAGCACAAGTATTTCCCCAGATCACAATATTGCTGCCGAGAATCTGCCTATTTTGGCGCAAATTTCCGTCTATCCTTCCAGCCGCTCCGGCTCGCCCAATGACAATAATCGACCCTCTCTGGTAATCCTTGCCTTAGTACGATTCATGGGGGAAAAACAACCACCCAAAGCGGACAGCGAGGCCGGCCACGTCAACTACCGGCCGCGCCGCCGATCGCCCTACTGCTTGGCTTTCAACTCTTGATCATGTTGCTTGAGAAAAGCGCTGATCTCCTCGACATGGGCGAGTAACCGCGTCCACTGTTCTTTGTAAAGCGTCACCGGAAACCTGCCCAATCCGTATACCGACAGGCCACCTTTCTCGCTGATCTTCAAACGCAGCTCGCCGGGCTTGCGTTCGGCTTGTTGTTTGAGCGCTTGATTCTCGGCTTCGAGGCGCGCCAATTTTTGTTCGATTGTTTCTTCCGTCATGATAGTTCCCCCATTTTATTTTCTTACTCGCCTGCCGAAGCCACGCGCGCTGCGCCGGTCGGCAACTCCGTGGTTGGAATTCTTATCGCAAAACCGCCGACAAGGCGAGGGGGGGCGGTCAAGCCAAACAGCTTGAACCCTGTCCCCAAGTCGGATTATAAGATCAGACAAGGTATCGTTAGCCAAATATCAAAAACATTTTCGGGAGGAGATTTAGAATGAGTGCAAATCTTGGCACTAGAATAATCGACGGCGACGGTCACATCATGGAAGACAACGCTGGCATCATCGCCCATATGGAAGGCGCCTATCGGGACATCGCCGCACGCAAGGGCACCTGCTTTCCGCCGCTGGACCATCTGCATTCCGGCCGCGCCGTTGAGACGCCGCCGCAACGCGATGGCCGAGCGCCGGTGGGACCGAAGGGTTGGCTCGAATTTCTCGACGACATCGGCATCGACTGGACCGTCATGTATCCAACCCTGGCGTTGTCGTACGGCAAGATCGTTAGCCTCGACTACGCGGTGGCGCTATGCAAGGGCTACAACGATTGGATGGCGGAGACGTATTTGAAAGCCAACTCGCGCTTCAAGAGCATGGCGATCATCCCCATGCAGGATCCGCAGGAGGCGGCCAAGGAGCTGCGCCGCGCCGTCACCGAGTTGGGCTTTTTGGGCGCCATGATGCCATCCAATGGTCTGTCTCAGCCGCTCGGCGCCAAACAGTTTTGGCCGATTTACGAAGAAGCGAACCGACTTGGGTGCTGTCTCGCTGTTCACGGCGGCGCCCATGACCGCTTCGGCATGGACCACATGAACATGTACGTGCCGGTGCATGCCCTGGGTCATCCTTGGGGCTTGACGATCAATTGCGCCGATATTCTTTACAACGGCATCTACGAACGCTTCCCGCGCGTGCGTATCGCCTTTCTCGAAGGCGGCATCGCTTGGTTTCTGCTGTTGCTCGAACGGCTCCACGCTTCGCACGAAACTCACTTTCAACATATCCCCGAAGGTGAATTTGGCGTTCGCGAAGGACAAGACCCGGCCAAAGCTCTTAAGAAGCTGGTTAAGGATGGGCGCATTTATCTCGGCATCGAAACCGAAGAGCTGACAATGCCCTTCGCGATTAAAGTCATCGGCAATTCGCCGTTTCTCTACTCGTCGGACTTTCCCCATGAAGTCACCCACGAAAGCTGCAAGCACGACATTGGCGAATTGATGGAAAGCGACGAGATCAACTCGGACGACAAAGCCGCCATGCTCTGGCGCAACGCCGAGACGTTCTACAAGCTGCCGCTTTAAATAGGCACGAGGGTTGAGGCGAAAGGCTTGAGTAAGATTCGCAACCGAATGAGAAGGATCGATCATGGAAACTTGTAACGCCGCCGTCATCACCGAACATAACAAACCGTTGACGATCCAAAAGGTAAAGATTCCCGACCTCGATCCGGGATCGCTCTTGATCAAGATTACCGCTTCGACGCTGTGCGGCACCGATGTGCATCGCTGGCATGGGCCGCTGGGCGACAAAGATACCCTGCCGATTATCACCGGCCACGAACCCTGCGGCACGGTGGAAGATATCGCCGGCGAGCGCACCGATATTTTGGGTAGCCCAGTCAAGCGCGGCGATCGCGTGGTGTGGAGCTACGTCGCTTGTGGTTCTTGTTATTACTGCACGGTTGCCTGCCAGCCTTGCATCTGCCGCGGCCGCGCGTCCTGGGGCCACAATCGCAGCGATCAACACCCGTATCTGCTCGGCAGCTGCGCCGAATATATGTACGTGCCCAAGGAATGCTTGATCATCAAAGTACCTGAGGAAGTGACCTCGGCATCGGCAGCCGCCGCGGCCTGCGCTTATCGTACCGTCATGCACGGCTACGACCGGCTCGGCGCGATCAAAAGTCATGAGACCGTGGTGATCCAAGGCAGCGGACCGCTCGGCAATTTTGCCACCGCGGTGGCCAAAGACCACGGCGCGAAAAAAGTTTTAGTCATCGGCGCGCCGGCCAATCGTTTGGAGGTTACTAAAAAAATGGGCGCCGACGCGGTGTTGAATCTCGAAGAGGTGACCGATGAAAAACTGCGCCGCCAGTGGGTCAAAGACCACACCGACGGGCGCGGCGCCGATGTCGTGGTCCAGGTCGCCAACAACATGGCGGTGCCTGAAGGTCTAACGCTGCTGCGCGACGGCGGCCGTTACTTGAACATCGGCGCCGGCGGCAAAGCCAATATCGCCGTGGAGAAAATCCCCCAGGAAATGTTGTTCATCACGATCCGTTCGGGCGAGCCGCGCCACTGGCTCCAGGCCATCGACTTTCTCGCCTCGCGGCGGAAAATCTTTCCCTTCGAAGAGATGATCAGCAAGAGCTACAAGCTCGATCAGATCAACGAAGCGATGGCAGCGATGGCCAGCTACTCGGTGGTCAAAGCGGTGATCAATTTCTAAGGCGAATAATCAGCGAGGCCGATATGAATTATCAATTGGAACATGTCGCGATCTACACCAAGAACATCGCCGAGTCGATCCAGTTCTATGAAAAATTTTTCGGCGGCCACGCCACGCCGATTAGAAAAGGCAGCGCGGGCTACGGCTTCTGCTTCGTGCGCATCGCCGGCGCGCCGTCGATTCAGTTGATGGAATCGGCCGGCGCAGTGGGCGTGCACCATTACGGCTACGTCACCGACGACATCGATCGGGTGGCCGACGAATTCAAACAAAAAGGCGCGCAGATCCTGCGCGAAAACCGCGACGAGAGCGGCAAGCTCACTACCATCTTCGTCCAGGACCCCAACGGTTTGGAAATGGAAATCAGAAGCCCGCGCTAATTTCGCCGGAGTATCAGCCCCGCTGTCGCGACCATTGACGCACGCCGCACCGCTAATAATCGCAGCTTCATGCCTCCGCGCGCAGCGCCTCCAACGCGCTGCCGCGAAACAATCCCCAGCAACCGAGCAATCCCGCGGCTACGGTAACGCCCGGCACGACGATCAGGACCGCGAAAGTGGGCGCCAGCGACAGCGCCGCCGTGGCGCCGAAAAAATAATAGCTCAGACCCCAGCTGGCGGCGTTGCCGAGCAGCGCGCCGGCGACGCTGGCGCTGACGCCGAGAAAAAGATATTCGGCGACGATGGTGGTAAGAATTTGGCGGCGCGCCGCGCCGAGGGTGCGCAGCAATAAACTTTCCTGGCGCCGCTGGGCCCGGCTGCCGAGCACGGCGCTCGCCAACACCGCGGCGCCGGTGAGTATCGTCAACAGGGCGATAAAGCGCATTGCGTAGGCGATGCGGCTCATGATCGCGTCGAGCGTGCTAAGTACTAGACTCAAATCGATCACCGAGACGTTGGCGAATTTTTCCACCACAGCGCGCTGCAATTTGGCCGACGCTTGAGGGGACTGAGCCCGCGCGACTAAGGCATAGAATTGCGGCGCGCTTTCTAAGACGCCTTCGGGAAACAGCACGAAAAAATTCGGCTGCACACGCTGCCAATCGACTTCACGCAGGCTGGCGATGCGAGTGCGCAACGCTACGCCTTGAACATCGAATTGCAATTCATCGCCCAGACCAACCTTGAGAGTTTCCGCGATGCCGGTCTCCACCGACACGGGAATCGGCTCACTGGCCCCGTCAACTTTGTCATTCCAGACTCCTTTGACGACCCGTTCGCTGTCGCCCAACTGGGCGCGATAACTCGATCGGTATTCCCGGCGCAAAGCCCACTGCGGAATGCCGGCGTTAGATTCATTGCGCAGCTCATCGACATTGCGCCCTTTCACCGTGGTCAGGCGCATCGTCACAATCGGCACTTCGGCTTTGATGGGAATCGTGAACGAGCGCAAAAGCTCGGCGAGGGCGAGGCGCTGATCGTCTTGCACGTCGAACAGCACCAGATTGCCGTCTCCTGCGCCGTTGCGGCGCTGCACTTGTCGCACCAACATCTGTTGCACGCTGTAGAGCGTCACCAGCAGAAAGGCGCCGAGGCCGATTGCCAAGGAGAGCGCCACAGTCTGATTGTTTGGGCGATTGAGATTGGCCAACCCTTGGCGCCAACTGAAGGACAACAGTCGCGGCGCCAAACCTTTCATGAGCCGACGACCGCCGTGCGCGCAGAACACGAGTAAAGCAAAAACCGCGGCCACGCCGGCGGCGAAAATCACTCCATGAGACCAGCGCCCCATGGTCGCCGACGCCAACGCGATCAACAGCGAAATGATAATACCGTAGGTCGCCGCCACCCAGGGATCTTTAGCGCGTCGGTCAACTTCATAAGCCGCGCGCAACGCCAGCAGCGGCGCCACGCGGCGCAACGAGAGGAGCGGAATCAAAGCGAATAACAGCGCGCTCGCCAAACCGATGGCGACGCCGGCGCCAATGCCCCAAGGCGCGATCTCGATCACGGTTGCCACCGGCAAAAAATCTTTCAGAACGGCGGGCAAGGCAAACTGCACGGCGACCCCTAAGCCGGCGCCGATGGCGCAACTGAACAACGTCGCCAACAAGACTTGCAGCAAATAAATTGTCAGCGTTTCACCCGGCGCGGCGCCGAGACAACGGAGCAACGCCGCGCCGTGGCTTTTGTCCTTGGCGTAGGCTTGCATGACGCTGGCGACGCCGATGCCGGCGAGCAGCACGGCGATGAACACCGCGAGCCGCAGATAACGGGAAAGATTTTCCATCGACACGGCGATGGACGCGCTACGCTTGCTCACCGTATCGGCTTCCAACTCCAAGCGTTGCAAGGCCGGCGCCAGCTGACTGACCCGAATATCGACGTCGACCTCACCAGGCAATTTGAAAAAAACCCGGTAGCGCACCAGACTGCCTTTTTGCACCAGCTGGGTTTGTTCGAGATACGCCATCGGGATGTAAACCCGTGGACTGATCAGCGAGAAGGCCAAGCTTTCGCCGGGAATTTTTCGCAGCCGGCCGGCCACGGTGAATTCACTATTGCCGATTTTAATTTTGTCGCCGACCCTGGCATTGAATTGCAGCAGAACGTTGTCGTCGACCAAGGCGTTGGCGCCGCGGTGAAACTCATTCAGCGACAACACCGGTTCGGTTTCCAGCGCGCCGTAATAAGGAAACCGGCCGCTGAGCGCACGCACTTGCACCAGCCGCGAGCCAGCGCTGGCGGGAAAATAAACCATCGAGGTGAAACCGATTTGGCGCGACTGATCGCCGCCCAAGGACGCGATCAGCGCTTCGGCCGACGCATCGAATGGCTGTCGGCTTTCGAGCGCCAGGTCGGCGCCTAACAACGCTTTCGATTGCGCCTCAATGCTCGCCAATAAATTTTCCCGAAACGAATAAGCCAACACCACTGACGCCACCGCCAGAACGACGCAAAACATCGACAACAGCAGCCCGCGCCAACCGCGCCGCCCATCGCGCAGCGCCATGCGCCAGAGCCAAGCTTTGCCGAAGATGTTCATGTTAAAATTCAGCTAAGACATTGTGTCGGCGGCGAGCTTGCCGCCTTTCAACACGATGGTTCGCCCGGCCCGCTGGCTGAGCTCGCGATCGTGGGTGACCAAGATCAACGTCGCACCACTCCTGGCGTTAAGAGCGAAGATCAAATCGACAATCGTCTGCGCCGATTCGGCGTCGAGATTGCCGGTGGGTTCGTCGGCGAAAAGAATCTTCGGCTGATTGATAAATGCCCTGGCGATCGCCACCCGCTGCTGTTCGCCGCCGGAAAGCTGCGCCGGATAGTGACCCAGCCGTGCGCTCAAACCGACTTGACCTAAAAGTTCCGCGGCGCGGCTCTGGACCGACGGCGCGCCGAGAATTTCCGCCGGCACCATGACGTTTTCCAAAGCGGTCAACGACGGCAGCAGTTGAAAATTTTGAAAGACGAAGCCGATCGCGCGATTGCGCAGTTGGCCGAGTTTTTTTTCGTCGGCGTCATGCAGCGCGATGCCATCGAACCAAACCGCGCCAGAACTGGGCCGTTCCAAACCCGCGCAGATACCGATCAGCGTCGTCTTGCCGCTGCCCGAAGGCCCGACGATAGCGCACGCGCTCCCAGCCTCCACCGAGAAGGAGGCATCGCTCAGCACCTGGACGATATCCGCGCCGCTCTTAAACTCCTTGCTTAAATGCTCTACCTTGAGAATGACGTTGGCGCTCATGCTAGCGATTGGCTTCGGTGCGATTCATGCTGTGACCGAGAGTTTAGGTTTTTTATGTTGGCGAAACAATCCTGCGAGGTAAAATTGGCGCGAATCGTTCGCTGCTCAATAATACTGCTGACCTTCTTTGCCATCACCGGCGCGGCGCCGGCGGCGAGAAACATTCTCTTTCTTGGCGACAGCATCACCGCCGGCTACGGCCTGGAAATCTCGGAAGCCTATCCCGCGCTGATTCAAGCGAAGATTGTTGCCGAACATTGGAACTTCAACGTGATCAACGCCGGCCAGAGCGGCGACACCAGCGCCGGCGGATTGAATCAGTTGAATTGGCTGCTCAAAAACCGCGTCGATATTTTACTCTTGGAACTCGGCGGCAACGACGGCCTGCGCGGCCTGCCAGTCGAGAACACCAAGAAAAATTTGCAAACCATCATCGACCGCAGCAAAAAAATATACCCCAACGTAATGATCGTCATCGCCGGCATGAAGGTTCCGCCCAACATGGGCGCCGACTATGCCAAACAGTTCAACGCGATCTTTCCCGAACTGGCGAAAACGAATCAAGCCGCGCTGATCCCATTTATCCTCGACGGCGTCGGCGGCGTGCGCGAGTTGAATCTCGCCGATGGCATTCATCCGACGGCGAAAGGTCACGAGAAAGTCGCCGCCAACGTCTGGAAAGTTATGCAGCCGGTGCTGCGAGGTTTGTCGAAGTGAAAACTACGAACATGCAAGTCGCACTCTTCTGTTCGATCGCCATCGGCGGTTCCGCCTGCGCCGTTGCAAATTCGTATTTGGGCTCCTGTGGCAAAACCCCCAACCTCGAAGTCGTGTCGCTGGCGATGTTTCCCGATCCGCTGCCGGAAGCGCGCAAGATCGATCAGTGGCGCGCCATCCTGCGCTCGGACAGCGCCGAGCTTTGCCCGACGACGTTGACGATTGTCGAAGAGGGCAAGTCGCAAGCGATCGCCCAAGAGCGCCGGGTAGAACTGACCCTTGGCGCCAACGAGGTTCTCTTTACCACTGTCGACAGCTATCGACTGAGCGGCAACCGCATCTGTTTTGAGATCACCGGCTATCTCGACGGCAAAAAGACCGCGCTAAAATCGCCGCGCCGTTTCTGCGCCCGCACCATCGACAAAGGCATGTGGTCCATGCGCTGAGACGCCTTGACACCAGCGGCGTAATTGAACGATAGTTCGCTCTGCGATTTGGCATTGCAAAATAATAACTGGAGGATAGCAAAATGGCAGTTAGGCTCATCGTCACCATCACCGCGGCATCCGGCAAAGGCAGCGAACTCGGCAAGCTCTACAAAGCGCGCTGCGATGACATCGCCAAAGAACCGGGCTGCGAACAGTTCGAAGTCTTCCAAAGCGTCGTCAACCCCGACCATCTGGTCATCCTCGAACGCTGGAAAGATCAAGCAGCGCTCGATGTGCACTCGAAAGTGAACGCCACTCGCGCACCACTGCCAGCCGAACTGCGCGTCGGTGTAACCGAGCGCGAGGACTATATTTACAACCGGACGCGATAAGCGGCCTTGCCATCGCAAACTGTTAGAGGACAAACAATGGGATCATTGGTACTGTTCTTCTCGACGTTTGTGCTTTCGTACCTAATAGGCGCGGTACTATTAGGAGCGTTTCTTTATACCCTACGAACTCGTTTCACCCCAAAAGTTTCAAGAGCGATGGAGACCCTGATGCTCTTTGGGTTAGTTTCCGTTCTCGACCTCTATTGGCATCCCGCCTTGCTGATCGCGGATATTAGGTTCCGAATCCTTAACCCGTCTCTGGCAAAAGCGCTTCGCTTTTCTGGCGAGCATACAGCCGCGGAATTCCTTGGCATTGGTTGGTTCGACATCTGCGCCTGGGTGGGACAGAGTTTAATAGCAACCTGGGTCGCAGATAAACTTGCCCAGCCACCGCGGAGACCCGTATCTGGCAGAGGCTGAACTGGCGCTAGGGACTTTGCAATGTCCGAAACGACGACGTAAACTTCGCGATATCTAGGAGGCTCTCCAGTGCTCAGCGAAACTGGTTACGAACATATCATTCTCACTGATGCGCAGATTCCCATGATCGCCGGCACGAATATGAAAGTTGTCGAGCTGGTCTTGAACCATCTCGCCCACGGCTGGAGCCCTGAGGAACTGCACTTCCAACATCCCACGCTAAGCATGGGACAGATCCATTCCGCGCTGGCGTATTACTGGGACCACAAGACCGAGCTTGACCCAGATATCGAGCGACGGCGCTCGATGGTCGACGACATTCAACAAACCTTGCCTGAATCTCCGCTCGCTGAACGGCTGAAAGCTAGAAAGCAAATGTAATGTCGATCGCCCTCTTCATGGACCACCACGTCCCGAGGGCGATCACGATTGGACTGCGGCTCCGTGAGATCAATGTACTCACGGCGTTCGAGGACAAGTCCGATGAAATGGCGGATCCACTCCTCTTGAACCGCGCGACTTCGTTGGGGCGAGTCCTATTCACGCAAGACGACGACCTTTTAGTTGAAGCTGTACGACGACAGAGGTTGGGGACCGTTTTCGCCGGCGTTATCTATACGCACCAACTAAGAGCGACGATCAGGAAGTGCATTGACGACCTGGAATTGATCGCCAAAGCCGCCGAACCTGAAGACCTGGTAAATCAAATCTTCTTTCTCCCGCTCTGAAAATTTTCGGCGCAATCTTGTTATTGTGCCAACGAATCGGTTCGTCCGTACGCATCTACGTTTCTAGTTGACACGCCTAAGGCGTGCGGACTACGCTCGGCCACATTAGATTGATGGTTAGGGAGATGTGCAATGGCTGACTCATTAGAAAGCTTCAAAAGCTACATCGGCAAGAGCGAAACCGCGACGGATGTCGTGACGGCATCGACGATCGTAAAATTCGCCGCGACGTTGGGACTGGAAAATCCGCCGCTCGACAAAGGCTCGGCGATCCCACCCGGCTGGTACGGCGGGTTATTTCCGGCGTCGCACCGGCCGGACAAGATGCGCACCGACGGTCAAGCGTCGGGCGGCGGCATCGCACCACCGATCCCGCTACCGCGCCGACGCATCGGCGGCACCCGCGTTGCGTTTCACGAGCCGCTGCGCATCGGCGACGATGTCGTGCGCAAAACCGAGATCGCCGATATGCAGATCGACGATGGACCGAGCGGCGCGCAAGTTACCGTCATCGAGCGCAACAGCATGTCCACCGCGCGGGGCCTGTGCGTCGTCGAAGAGCGCGACATGGTGATGCTCAGCGAAGCGCGCTCCGACGCCGCGCCGAAATCGACGCCGGCAACTCCCAGCGACGCGAAGTGGAATCAGATCATCGAACCCAACGCGCCGCTGCTGTTCCGTTTCTCAGCGATCCGTTTCAATAGTCATCGAATTCACTACGACCGCGATTACGTCACCAAAGTCGAGAAATTGCCGGGCCTGGTCGTGCAAAGCTCACTGATCTCGCAGCTGCTAATGGAAATGTGCCGAAGAGAACTGCCGGCCAAGCGCATGACCAACTTCGATTTCCAAAACCTGCGTTCGGTCTACGACAGCGACGGCAAGGTCACGCTCAACGGCAAACCGAGCAGCGATGGACGGGAAGCTACGCTATGGGCAGTCGATGGCAAAGGCAATTTGGCGATGTTAGTGACGGCGAAGTTCGCCTGAGAATACTCTCACCACGAAGTCACGAAGGACACGAAGGCTTCGGAAGATTAACATTCCTAACTTCGTGCTCTTCGTGTCCTTCGTGGTGAAATCTGTCTTTCCTTTTAACGCCTACCAATCGGATGGCGCGCGATAAAATCCTGCAACGTTTTCAGTGCGCCATCGCCATCCCAAAACGTCATATGCCTAACGCCAGGCATCAACGCCAACTCGGCGCCGGCAATTAGCGGCGCCAAACGCTTCGCCGTCGCCGCCGGCGTGCTGCCGCGCCGCTCGACGCCGTCATCAGCGCCGCACAGCACTAGCGTCGGCACTTTTAACTTCGGCGCTTCCGCCAAAGTGTCCCAAGTCAGCCGCGCTAATTCGTGAATTCGATACTGCTCCACCGTGCTCTGCCCCAACCACAAAGCCCGCGCCAGCTCGGCCGCTTGCTCGCGATGATTGCGATAGAATTCCGGATTGTAAGCCATGTGATCGTTATCGATATGTTCAAGAATATATTTCTCGAAACCGATCTTATTGATCTCATCTAACGCTTCCGGTCCCACTTCACGGGTCGTGCCGTCGAGCCGGCGCACTCCGGGTCCCGTCGTGGAAATCGTTAGACTCGCGACAAGATCAGGACACGCGATCGCCATCGCCTGAACGATCTGCCCACCGATGGCGAAGCCGACCAAATGACAGCGCGCGACGCCAAGCTGCCGCAGCAGTTCGATGCCGTCCTCGGCAAACTGCTTGACAGTGTAACCGTCTTTCGGTTTTTCGCTGCGCCCCGTGCCGCGTCCATCGTAGATGATCGTGCGAAATTTTTTAGACAACGTCGGCACCACGCCGACGTTCCAAGTCGCGCAAGGCCACCAATCGGGCGGCACCAAAAGAATCGGCTCACCACTGCCCTGCGTCTCGTAGTAAATCTCGACCCCATTAACTTGTTTCATCGGCATAAATTTTTTCCAATTCGAAATTGTTATTAAAACCCGCTCGACCTGAGTAGGCCCGCAGGGCCGTATCGAATGGTCACCCCGGCGTCAAGCCAAAAACTTGTTGATAGAGTTTAATCGACTCCACCATGCTTTCGTTCTCCAAGTCCTGCACAACTTTTTTGAATCCTTTATTGAGCCGGGGCGGATCGGCATCGACATCGCCGCGCGAGGGAATGCGCGACAGCTCACGCAGTTTCACTTGCGCCGGTTTGGCGAGCAAAAAATCGATAAACAGTTTCGCCGCCGCCGGGTGAGGCGCCTTAGCGGCGAGACTCGCGGTATTGACGATGACGACGACCGGTTCGAGCGGCACCCACTCGATGGGCGCGCCTTGATTGACGAAGGCCTGGGCATGCGGACCATAGGCGATGGTCAGCGGTGCTTCGCCGGCGGCGACCAATTGCACGCGGCCGCGCGCGCCGCGCTGAAAGATTAGATTCTGCGCCGCCAGCCGTTTGAAGTACGCCATTCCCTTGTCCTTGCCCCAGGCTTTAAGCAGGCCGTCGAACCATTCAAAGTTGTCAGTGTCGTTGATGATCTGGCGATTTTTCCAAATCGGCTTCAATAGGTCGTCATAGCTTTTAGGCACGTCGGCAGCCTTCACGTTGCGCGTGTTGTAGGCCAACACGAAGGTATTTTGATAGGTCGAACCCCAATAGCCTTGGGGGTCTTTGAGATCGCTGGGTAGAAATCTAAATTCCGGCGACTCGTAGCGGGCAATGATCTCACGCTTCTTGATCAGCGTGAGCCCGCCCCGGCTCGCCACACCTTGCAGCACGTCGGCGGAATAGTTGCGCGCCGAGTATTCGCTAACAACGCGATTGACCAAAGCGCCCGTGCCGGAACGAAACAAATCGACTTTGATGAACGGATACTGCTTCTCGAACATGTCGATGAAGGTTTTCGCCTCAGGTATCGACACGGTGGTGTACCAAGTGACGCGCCCTTCTTTTTTCGCCTGGCCGAGCAAATCTCCGGACGCTGTTTGCGCCGCGGCGAATCGCAAGGGCAGCAAAGCGATCGCGATCGACAAAAATAATCGTGCGGGCTTCATCCTCACTATCCTTGCGTCAATTCTTTCGCCTCGGCAACGACGCTTTCGAGCGACGGCACGAACGGCCGCTCATCCCAATACGGCAAAAACTGATCGGCGCCGTGGATTATCTTCGGCACCGATGCGAGCTTGCCCGCCGGCAGACGGTCGAGCACGCAGCGCACGTAGGGGGCGTAACCGGCCCACTCGGGCTCATCTTGAATAATCAGCACACGGCCGGTTTTGCTCGATGACTTGAGCACCGTATCGCTATCGAGCGGCTTGATGAATCCTAAACTGACTACTTCGACCGCGTCGCGCTGACCCGATTTTGCCAGCTCGTCGGCGGCGTCTTCGGCCAACGCCGCGCAGCGGCCGGCGGCAATGATCGTCAACTTGTCACCGCTGCGCGTGACTTGAGATTTACCGCCGGGATTGTCGTCGCCGACATCGCCGCTGCGCAGATGAATCGAACGGTCTTCGAAAAACAAAGTCGGCGTCGGCCGCGTCAGCGCTTCGCGAAAACTCCAATACGCTTCGCTCGGCGAGCCGGGCATGGCGATG is a window of Deltaproteobacteria bacterium DNA encoding:
- a CDS encoding alpha/beta fold hydrolase produces the protein MPMKQVNGVEIYYETQGSGEPILLVPPDWWPCATWNVGVVPTLSKKFRTIIYDGRGTGRSEKPKDGYTVKQFAEDGIELLRQLGVARCHLVGFAIGGQIVQAMAIACPDLVASLTISTTGPGVRRLDGTTREVGPEALDEINKIGFEKYILEHIDNDHMAYNPEFYRNHREQAAELARALWLGQSTVEQYRIHELARLTWDTLAEAPKLKVPTLVLCGADDGVERRGSTPAATAKRLAPLIAGAELALMPGVRHMTFWDGDGALKTLQDFIARHPIGRR
- a CDS encoding extracellular solute-binding protein, which encodes MKPARLFLSIAIALLPLRFAAAQTASGDLLGQAKKEGRVTWYTTVSIPEAKTFIDMFEKQYPFIKVDLFRSGTGALVNRVVSEYSARNYSADVLQGVASRGGLTLIKKREIIARYESPEFRFLPSDLKDPQGYWGSTYQNTFVLAYNTRNVKAADVPKSYDDLLKPIWKNRQIINDTDNFEWFDGLLKAWGKDKGMAYFKRLAAQNLIFQRGARGRVQLVAAGEAPLTIAYGPHAQAFVNQGAPIEWVPLEPVVVIVNTASLAAKAPHPAAAKLFIDFLLAKPAQVKLRELSRIPSRGDVDADPPRLNKGFKKVVQDLENESMVESIKLYQQVFGLTPG